In Mongoliitalea daihaiensis, one DNA window encodes the following:
- a CDS encoding ABC transporter permease: MLRNYIKIAFRGYLRNRQFTFLILLSLVSGLFVAYMGMAYIRFETGYESFHNDSGNIYRLVRTYRSQDYSIIGFPSWTDSSPQDQVLQSETLKSSMGVKDVSQFIISPYSEFIKAGEKQIASSDILSTNTPAGFVQMFSWKAKLGTLENFSSGNKKVLLSASMAEKLFGAGFHTQDALIGSLILVGTDPYELAAVIEDVPANTHFRFNLALSTDRINYWGSRVYVQADPLANPNEVEKQLNATILSFNPRLSQDGLYGGHFLQPIKDIHLNSNILYESKTPGNKQYISLIGFFAILILLITLFNFANLTLAIKSKAGKSIGIRKAIGAQSKTIAFQFFLEGILLSLISIPFVAVLVSLSVPYFNVLMGTAISPNLFSDPFTFMGLIALAIAIGFLASLIPALYLGMRSVVSLFKGDLNQLNFQTFFGRKYMIISQLVILIGLSSVSLLISKQIEFVKKKDVGYKKEGLLFAYTSQGNLGFFQQKLRQIPGVLAVGNGSSFGIQTFNQGTYSIEGLETVFDDSNQLYLDQEGLKAYEIQSTLTEIPMGRLTLINKTAAEKFAKVKGVLPEDLIGTQVITEPDYTNEETGQSGIPFTIAGIFEDIHLFSLHERMEPYFLTVQENLVMDGRSIVSYDPAKEKEVVAAVESVYAKLKESFPLELEFLSENLESLYQQDNRTADLLFYFNAIAVFLAGIGIIGVTLFLTLARRKEIGIRKVLGASALSIVRGTSKEYIGMVGLALLIAWPLSYWAADSWLSNFAYRISIQQWVFVVVGIITLMVVSILVGTVAYKAAQENPVESLKTE, from the coding sequence ATGCTTAGAAATTATATTAAAATCGCCTTCAGGGGCTATCTCAGAAATAGGCAATTCACTTTTCTCATTTTATTGAGTTTAGTTTCTGGACTCTTTGTGGCATATATGGGAATGGCTTATATCCGTTTTGAAACAGGCTATGAAAGCTTTCACAATGATTCGGGGAATATTTATAGGCTGGTCAGGACTTATCGCTCCCAAGATTACAGCATAATCGGATTTCCTTCCTGGACTGATTCTTCTCCTCAAGACCAAGTCCTTCAGTCAGAAACATTGAAATCATCTATGGGGGTAAAGGATGTTTCCCAATTCATCATTTCTCCTTATTCAGAATTCATTAAAGCCGGTGAAAAACAAATTGCCTCGTCTGATATATTAAGTACCAATACGCCGGCGGGCTTTGTTCAGATGTTTTCTTGGAAAGCAAAATTGGGCACCCTTGAAAACTTTTCTTCAGGAAATAAAAAAGTATTGTTGAGCGCTTCCATGGCAGAGAAATTATTCGGTGCAGGTTTTCATACCCAAGATGCCTTGATTGGAAGTTTGATCTTGGTCGGCACTGATCCTTATGAATTGGCAGCTGTAATTGAGGATGTTCCGGCAAATACCCATTTTAGGTTTAATCTTGCATTGAGCACTGACCGGATTAATTATTGGGGAAGCAGGGTCTATGTGCAAGCTGATCCTCTCGCTAATCCCAACGAAGTAGAAAAGCAATTAAACGCCACCATTTTATCCTTTAACCCGAGGTTATCCCAGGATGGATTGTATGGTGGGCACTTTCTTCAGCCTATCAAAGACATACATTTGAATTCAAATATATTGTATGAATCAAAAACCCCTGGCAACAAACAATATATCTCCCTGATCGGATTTTTTGCGATCCTGATTCTGTTGATCACATTGTTTAATTTTGCCAACCTTACTCTTGCGATCAAATCCAAAGCCGGCAAATCTATTGGAATCCGAAAGGCAATAGGCGCTCAGAGTAAAACGATTGCTTTTCAGTTTTTTTTGGAAGGGATTCTATTATCCCTGATATCTATTCCATTTGTAGCAGTTTTGGTTTCATTATCTGTTCCATATTTTAATGTATTGATGGGAACGGCCATCTCTCCAAATCTCTTTTCAGACCCATTTACCTTTATGGGATTAATTGCTTTGGCCATCGCAATTGGATTTTTGGCAAGCTTGATCCCTGCTTTGTATTTGGGAATGAGAAGTGTGGTAAGTTTATTTAAGGGGGACTTGAATCAACTGAATTTTCAGACTTTTTTTGGAAGAAAGTATATGATTATTAGTCAATTGGTAATACTAATAGGGTTGTCAAGTGTGTCCTTATTGATTTCCAAACAGATCGAATTTGTAAAGAAAAAGGATGTTGGGTATAAAAAAGAGGGTCTTCTCTTTGCTTACACCTCCCAAGGGAATTTGGGATTTTTTCAGCAAAAACTGAGACAAATACCTGGGGTACTCGCTGTCGGAAATGGAAGTTCCTTTGGAATACAGACATTTAATCAGGGCACCTATAGCATAGAAGGGTTAGAAACGGTTTTTGACGATTCCAATCAACTTTATCTTGACCAAGAGGGATTGAAAGCGTATGAGATCCAATCCACGCTTACCGAAATTCCTATGGGCAGGTTGACTTTGATAAACAAAACAGCGGCAGAAAAATTTGCCAAAGTAAAGGGGGTTCTTCCTGAGGATCTGATCGGGACACAGGTGATTACTGAACCTGACTATACCAATGAAGAAACAGGTCAATCAGGCATACCGTTTACAATTGCCGGTATTTTTGAAGACATTCATCTATTTTCTCTTCATGAGCGAATGGAACCTTATTTTTTGACAGTTCAGGAAAACTTGGTGATGGATGGAAGAAGTATAGTGTCCTATGATCCTGCCAAAGAAAAAGAAGTAGTTGCAGCAGTTGAATCTGTCTATGCTAAGCTAAAGGAATCATTTCCATTGGAACTGGAATTTCTTTCTGAAAACTTGGAATCCCTTTACCAACAAGACAATCGCACTGCTGACTTGCTGTTTTATTTTAATGCAATAGCTGTTTTTCTGGCAGGAATTGGCATAATCGGCGTCACTTTGTTTTTGACTTTGGCAAGGAGAAAAGAAATCGGTATCCGGAAAGTTCTTGGCGCTTCGGCTCTTTCCATTGTACGCGGTACCAGTAAGGAATACATCGGGATGGTGGGCCTGGCACTACTCATTGCGTGGCCCCTTTCCTATTGGGCTGCTGATTCCTGGCTTTCCAATTTTGCTTATCGGATTTCGATTCAACAGTGGGTTTTTGTGGTAGTGGGCATTATCACCCTTATGGTCGTCAGTATATTGGTAGGAACTGTGGCTTATAAAGCGGCACAAGAAAACCCTGTGGAAAGCTTGAAAACAGAATAG
- a CDS encoding DUF2846 domain-containing protein: protein MKKTIYLLALIFAVQFQIQAQSEKATVYLLRPDGLDDFVPYYTYFNQKLISKLGEGKYSVHQIDPGAYEIHTQYRGKIKPDPETVLSLNIDAGQTYYITLTTKTKAFGKGKFYCNLISEEEGKEMIGSSEK, encoded by the coding sequence ATGAAGAAAACTATTTACCTATTAGCCTTGATTTTTGCAGTCCAATTTCAAATCCAGGCTCAAAGTGAAAAAGCCACGGTTTACTTGTTAAGACCTGATGGACTTGATGATTTTGTCCCCTACTACACCTATTTCAATCAAAAATTAATCAGCAAGTTGGGCGAGGGAAAGTATTCTGTTCATCAAATTGACCCGGGTGCCTATGAAATTCACACCCAATACAGAGGGAAAATCAAGCCAGACCCTGAAACAGTTCTCTCATTGAACATTGATGCAGGCCAAACTTATTATATTACCCTTACGACAAAAACAAAAGCCTTTGGAAAAGGGAAGTTTTATTGTAATCTAATATCCGAAGAAGAAGGGAAAGAAATGATAGGGTCTTCTGAAAAATAA
- the arsB gene encoding ACR3 family arsenite efflux transporter, with the protein MSETKKIAFFEKYLTLWVALCIGVGILIGHLAGEDISVLSDLEIYNVNLPIAILIWLMIYPMMLQIDFGSIKGVGKAPKGLIWTLVINWLIKPFTMAFFAWIFFDQLYSAYIDPDMAGEYIAGAILLGVAPCTAMVFVWSYLTDGDPNYTLVQVSVNDLIILVAFVPLVGFLLGITNVTVPYETLVASVVIFVVIPLVAGIITNKILVGKNGEEWFKNQFLPKFKPVSIIALLLTLILLFAFQGPNILNNPLIILLIAIPLIIQTYFIFFLAWYGGRKLKLRHAVCAPASMIGASNFFELAVAVAIALFGLDSPAALVTVVGVLVEVPVMLHLVSLANKWRY; encoded by the coding sequence ATGTCAGAAACCAAAAAAATCGCCTTTTTCGAAAAATACCTGACCTTATGGGTTGCCTTATGTATTGGAGTTGGAATCCTGATCGGTCATTTGGCTGGGGAAGATATTTCGGTCTTGTCTGATTTGGAGATTTACAATGTCAATCTACCAATTGCTATTTTGATCTGGTTGATGATCTACCCCATGATGTTACAAATTGACTTTGGTAGTATCAAAGGAGTAGGCAAAGCACCGAAGGGTTTGATTTGGACATTAGTAATTAACTGGCTGATCAAGCCATTCACCATGGCATTTTTCGCATGGATTTTCTTTGACCAGCTATATTCAGCTTACATAGATCCTGACATGGCTGGGGAGTATATCGCTGGTGCTATCCTCTTGGGAGTGGCCCCATGTACAGCTATGGTATTTGTTTGGTCATACCTCACAGACGGAGATCCTAATTATACCTTGGTGCAAGTTTCTGTGAATGATTTAATCATTTTAGTCGCCTTCGTGCCTTTAGTGGGTTTTCTGTTGGGGATTACCAATGTGACTGTTCCTTATGAAACGTTGGTTGCATCCGTAGTGATTTTTGTAGTCATTCCATTAGTTGCAGGGATCATTACCAACAAAATTTTGGTAGGTAAGAATGGAGAGGAATGGTTCAAAAACCAATTTCTCCCCAAATTCAAACCAGTTAGCATTATTGCATTGCTCCTGACCTTGATTTTACTTTTCGCCTTTCAAGGACCCAATATCTTGAACAACCCATTGATCATCTTACTAATCGCTATCCCACTGATTATCCAAACCTATTTTATCTTCTTCTTGGCTTGGTACGGTGGAAGAAAACTCAAACTTAGACATGCTGTATGTGCACCAGCCTCCATGATCGGTGCAAGCAATTTCTTTGAGTTGGCGGTAGCGGTTGCGATTGCATTATTCGGGTTGGATAGTCCCGCAGCATTGGTCACTGTCGTGGGTGTGCTTGTAGAGGTACCCGTGATGCTACATTTGGTTAGTTTGGCGAATAAGTGGAGGTACTGA
- a CDS encoding low molecular weight phosphatase family protein — MNLYPTLQTYIEQAQTLPISDERKAVLQVLIDYVQQKIDQKEEINLNYICTHNSRRSQFSQIWGKVAGAYHGIDMNAFSGGVEVTAFNERAVDSIKRFGFQVSSEGEGNPKYFVSFSDDEDPIVNFSKVYDDPANTPKGFAAVMTCSHADENCPFIPGAEARIPVRYEDPKAFDDTEKEAEMYDTRSLQICSEMLFVFSKIKK; from the coding sequence ATGAATCTATACCCTACTCTCCAAACCTACATCGAGCAAGCGCAAACGCTGCCGATATCCGATGAACGCAAAGCTGTTCTTCAGGTACTCATTGACTATGTCCAACAAAAAATCGATCAGAAGGAAGAAATCAACCTGAACTATATCTGTACTCACAATTCCCGTAGAAGTCAGTTTTCACAGATTTGGGGAAAAGTAGCCGGAGCTTATCATGGCATAGACATGAACGCTTTCTCTGGTGGAGTGGAAGTCACTGCCTTCAATGAACGAGCCGTGGACTCTATCAAGAGATTTGGCTTTCAGGTCAGCAGCGAAGGAGAGGGTAATCCGAAATACTTTGTTTCCTTTTCAGATGATGAGGATCCCATTGTTAACTTCAGCAAAGTCTATGATGACCCTGCCAATACTCCCAAAGGATTTGCCGCTGTGATGACTTGCTCCCATGCAGATGAAAACTGCCCATTTATTCCCGGTGCGGAAGCAAGAATCCCAGTGCGCTATGAAGATCCAAAAGCCTTTGATGATACGGAAAAGGAGGCTGAGATGTATGATACAAGATCATTACAGATTTGTTCAGAGATGTTATTTGTCTTTTCGAAAATTAAAAAATAG
- a CDS encoding DUF6428 family protein yields MKTTEFTNILQENPEKALFFEYQSGQYVRTDYHITEIKNVNFDTVDCGGIRNQWSEVHVQLWENEIPEPNHAVDTSKAMKIFDVVNRVRETYPDAEIKFEYGNSVFPTAVLPVHHLKDTGNALIVQLTPDQTTCKAKDRATTPEEKAAACCGPVTDKPKIRVSLASLQAANSCEPGSGCC; encoded by the coding sequence ATGAAAACAACAGAATTCACTAACATCCTTCAAGAAAACCCTGAAAAGGCACTTTTCTTCGAATACCAGTCCGGGCAATATGTCCGAACTGATTACCACATCACAGAAATCAAAAATGTGAACTTCGATACCGTGGATTGTGGCGGTATCCGCAACCAATGGTCAGAAGTGCATGTGCAATTATGGGAAAATGAAATCCCCGAGCCGAATCATGCAGTAGACACTAGCAAGGCTATGAAAATTTTTGATGTGGTCAATCGTGTAAGGGAAACTTATCCAGATGCAGAGATCAAGTTTGAGTATGGTAATTCAGTATTCCCAACTGCCGTGCTACCAGTCCATCACTTGAAAGACACAGGAAATGCGCTAATCGTGCAACTCACGCCTGATCAAACTACCTGCAAAGCCAAAGATCGGGCTACGACACCCGAGGAAAAGGCGGCCGCTTGTTGCGGACCTGTCACCGACAAACCAAAAATCCGTGTTTCCCTAGCCTCCCTCCAAGCAGCCAACAGCTGCGAACCTGGATCGGGATGTTGCTAG
- a CDS encoding ArsR/SmtB family transcription factor — protein sequence MGVTKTDLFTEKQNELAKIAKVFAHPARIAILEYLIQSNSCINGDLVQELGLAQATISQHLRELKELGLIKGNIEGVSVNYCIDPIRWAEVQNLFQDLFSGFPKISGCC from the coding sequence ATGGGTGTAACCAAAACAGATCTCTTTACAGAAAAGCAAAACGAACTGGCAAAAATTGCCAAAGTTTTTGCACATCCTGCGCGGATAGCTATCCTTGAATATCTAATCCAATCCAATTCTTGTATCAATGGAGATTTAGTACAGGAACTCGGTCTGGCACAAGCCACCATTTCCCAACACCTCCGTGAACTCAAGGAGCTAGGCCTCATCAAAGGAAATATAGAAGGGGTTTCTGTAAATTATTGCATAGACCCTATCCGGTGGGCCGAAGTACAGAACCTATTTCAAGACTTATTCAGCGGCTTTCCAAAGATATCGGGATGCTGTTGA
- a CDS encoding ArsR/SmtB family transcription factor, which translates to MERTAVKMDYSLAEQKLALYAKALGHPVRIQILKILSEQACCFNGDLTEIIPLAQSTISQHLKSLKEAGLIQGEIMPPKIKYCLHQENWSEASQLFETLFKS; encoded by the coding sequence ATGGAAAGAACAGCAGTAAAAATGGATTACTCCTTGGCGGAACAAAAACTTGCCCTCTATGCTAAAGCATTGGGACATCCAGTAAGGATACAGATCTTGAAAATTCTTAGTGAGCAAGCCTGTTGCTTCAATGGAGACTTAACTGAAATTATTCCTCTGGCTCAATCGACGATTTCCCAACACCTGAAATCTTTAAAGGAAGCTGGACTGATCCAAGGGGAAATCATGCCTCCAAAAATTAAATATTGCCTCCATCAAGAAAATTGGTCAGAAGCATCTCAACTATTTGAAACATTATTTAAATCCTAA
- a CDS encoding thioredoxin family protein, whose protein sequence is MRTIKILGTGCAKCKQTEAAVRDVLDKEGIVADVIKVEDIQQIMAYNILSTPAVVVDEVVKIKGKVPSAQEILAALS, encoded by the coding sequence ATGAGAACCATAAAAATTTTAGGCACAGGTTGTGCCAAGTGTAAGCAAACAGAAGCGGCTGTTAGAGATGTCTTGGATAAAGAAGGTATTGTGGCTGATGTAATCAAAGTGGAGGATATCCAACAAATCATGGCTTACAATATTCTTTCTACACCAGCGGTGGTAGTGGATGAAGTGGTCAAAATCAAGGGGAAGGTTCCTTCGGCACAGGAGATTTTGGCGGCTCTTTCTTAA
- a CDS encoding permease: MFDWLQSFADWLIYQVIGIAAESQLGVALNFFVYDVLKILILLFLITVLMGIVNAYFPVERLRDFLNKRKLYGLEYFFASFFGAVTPFCSCSSVPLFIGFVQGGIPLGVTFAFLITSPLVNEIALAIFLGMFGIKFTLIYAITGILLGMLGGMVLGKLNLERYLSDWVQQLIQNKNKVQQGFEAENTPFLKRLPHITQEAWGIVKSIVLYVIIGIAIGAFMHGYVPENFFEQYLGDGQWWTVPLAVILAVPLYANAAGIIPVIQVMVVKGIPVGTAIAFMMATIGLSIPEGTLLKKVMSMKLIAIFFGTVAFFIILSGFIFNMVFTTL, from the coding sequence ATGTTTGATTGGCTACAAAGTTTTGCGGATTGGTTGATCTATCAGGTCATTGGGATAGCGGCAGAAAGCCAACTAGGAGTGGCGTTGAATTTCTTTGTCTACGATGTGCTGAAAATCTTAATTCTTCTCTTCCTTATCACAGTTTTGATGGGCATTGTCAATGCTTATTTCCCCGTGGAGCGATTGAGGGATTTTCTGAACAAGCGCAAACTCTATGGCTTGGAATACTTCTTTGCATCTTTCTTTGGAGCAGTTACCCCCTTTTGTTCCTGTTCTTCGGTGCCCTTATTTATAGGTTTTGTACAGGGGGGAATTCCCTTGGGTGTTACTTTCGCTTTCTTGATTACTTCGCCCTTGGTCAATGAAATTGCACTGGCGATTTTTTTAGGCATGTTCGGAATAAAATTTACATTGATTTATGCCATCACAGGAATTCTTTTAGGAATGCTTGGAGGAATGGTATTAGGTAAATTGAATTTGGAACGCTACCTCAGCGACTGGGTGCAGCAGTTGATCCAAAACAAAAATAAAGTTCAGCAAGGATTCGAAGCAGAAAATACACCTTTCTTGAAACGATTGCCTCATATTACCCAAGAAGCATGGGGGATTGTAAAAAGTATAGTGCTATATGTAATCATCGGTATAGCCATAGGGGCTTTTATGCATGGTTATGTCCCTGAAAACTTCTTCGAGCAATATCTTGGAGATGGACAATGGTGGACAGTACCATTAGCGGTAATACTAGCAGTTCCACTCTATGCCAATGCGGCGGGTATCATTCCTGTCATACAGGTCATGGTGGTGAAGGGTATTCCTGTGGGAACAGCCATTGCCTTTATGATGGCCACCATCGGTCTTTCTATACCAGAGGGAACATTACTTAAAAAAGTCATGAGCATGAAGCTGATTGCTATCTTCTTCGGAACAGTTGCTTTCTTTATCATCCTATCAGGATTTATTTTCAACATGGTATTTACCACATTATAA